The Armatimonadota bacterium DNA segment GAAAAGCACCAACTGGCCTACATAACCTGTGAGGATGATGCAAGCCTGCTGGTTTTCAATCTGGCGACGCATCGGATCATGGCAAGTTACCGTGTGGGCGCCGGACCGGATGTGCTGCGAATGGATGCCAATCTTCACCGCCTCTATGTGGCGTGCGAGTCCGGTGTCGTGAATATCTTCCGGCAGGCTGGTGACCACCTGGCTGAGATTGGTTCGTTGACCGTCCCGGCGGCACATACCGTCGAACTGGATCCAAATACCGGACTGGTCTACCTGGCGCTCAAGGATATTCACGGACACGCAGTGCTTCGCATCTTGAGAGAGGTTCACTAGCGATTGGATTCTGCACCCGACGCGCTGTGCGGCGGGCAAGCGGACGCGGCGGCAGGCCATACCATGGAAACACCGGAAGCAATTCGGAGCGGGCTCATTGCACCACCACACACGCCGTTCACGCCGGATGGCAATCTGGACACGTCACGGATTGTACGCCAGGCCGACCGGTTTGTTCGCACCGGCATCACCGGGGTCTTCGTTTGCGGCAGTACCGGCGAGGGTCTTTCCCTCACATCCGCCGAGCGCCGGACCGTGCTCGAGGCCTGGGTTGCGGCTTCCGCAGGCCGCCTCGTCGTCATCGCGCATGTCGGCTGCACAAGCGCACAGGAAGCGCGGGAGCTCGCAACGCACGCGAAGGCAGTGGGCGCAGACGCGATAGGTGCGCTGCCACCGTTCTACCACAGCCCGGCTACCATTGAAGACCTCGTGCGGACGATGCGGTTTATCGCCGACGGTGCGGTTGATTTGCCATTCTACTACTATCACATTCCCATGTTATCGCACGTACAGCTCCCGATGCTGGCCTTCGCAGATCAGGCGGTAGAGCAGATACCGAACTTTGCCGGCATCAAGTACACGCACAACCACCTTGTGGAGTACACCGCGCTGCGCGAGGCGCATCCAGACCTTGCGATGTTCTGGGGTCTGGATGAACTTCTGGTTCCTGCAATGAGCTGCGGGTGCGTGGCCGCGGTGGGCAGCTGCTACAACCTCGCCGCACGGTTCTTCCTCAAGATGATGGCAGCTTACCGGGGTGGTGACCTGCAGGACGCGCTGGCACACCATCAAACCGCCGTACAGTTCGTCTCGAAGTTACTGCCGCTCGGCGTTGTGCCCTCCCAAAAGGCGATCCTGGCTGGGCTGGGTCTGGACCTCGGGCCGCCACGCCTGCCGCTTCGGTCGCCGGATCCCCCGGAGGCTGCGCGATTGTTCGATGCCGTCAGCAGGCTCGGTCTACTGGACGTGGAGCCGCAATAAGGTCACGGCGACGAAACCAGCGCGCACTTCCGCGCGACGGTCACTTCAAATCCAGGTCACGCTTTGAGATCGGTTAGCGCCGGTCAATTAGCCGCTCCCCGCACAGCCTCCGCAACCTGAGACGTGTCCGGTGCGCGGCTACAGCTTGACGCTTAGGCGCGTCACCGATGCGGCGGGTAGTGTGACCACGTCACTCTCCTCATCGTGTTGCAGCGGATGGCTGGCGACAGCGTCAGGATGCTGGAACGTGTTGTGCGCGTGATAATCACCACCGGGTGCTGCGAGCGTCTCAGCCGCCGTTATCCTGACACGGCCGCTCGCGGCGCGAAGTTGAACATCAACCGGACACGTGGCGGAGCTGTTTGTCAGCGTCAATGTGGCGGATCCGCGTGCCAGGCTCGAGGCCGAAGCTGCCACCAGCGGCATGTCAAACCGGCCGGGCGCCAGCTCGGAATCCACCTGTGTTCGCAGCGCATCGGCGCCCTGATGCGGCGCGAACATCCGGTACACATGCCATGTTGGTGTGCGAACAAGGCGGTCTTCCTCAGTCAGCAGCACCGCCTGCAGTACATTGATGGTCTGCGCTATGTTCGCCATGGTCACCACTGCAGCATGATTGTTGAAGATGTTGAGCGTAATGGCTGCGACCAGAGCATCGCGGATGGTGTTCTGCTGCCACAGGAACGAGGGATTCTCGCCAGGCGTTGCAGGATGCCATGTGCCCCACTCATCAATAATCAGGCCGATCTCACCGTCCGGGTCGACCTCGCGGAGCGCAGCCGACTGTGCCCGAATGAGGTTCTCGATGCCGGCGGCCCTGGCCAGCAGCTCTGTCCACTGGTCCTCGGTGTATTCCAGTGCCGAGCCGGCGGTGCCGCAGTAGTAGTGCGCGGCGAAGCCATGCACACGCTCGCCTTGCCCGTAGTCGCGCCGGAGGCGGGCAAAGAATCGGCGCGTCCATTCCAGGTCATTGCCATTTGGTCCGCACGCAATCAGATGGAGTTGACTGCCGCTGTAGTTCCGCATGAAGGTGGCGTAACGCCGATAATCTGCGGCATAATCCTCGGGCGAGAGGTTACCGCCGCAGCCCCACAGCTCGTTGCCCACGCCCCAGAATCGCACCTTGAAGGGTTCGGCGCTCCCGTTTCGCGCACGAAGCTGCGCCAGCGAGCTGTCGCCGGCATAGTTGCAGTACTCAACCCAATCGCGCAGCTCGCGAGGCGAACCGCTGCCAACGTTGCCACACAGATACGGTTCCGCGCCGGTCATGCGACACAGATCGAGGAACTCGTGTGTACCGAATTCATTCGATTCCAGCGTCTCGCCCCAGTGGATATTCACCGTGGTGGGCCGATGCTCGCGCAGGCCGACCCCGTCGCGCCAGTGATAGTCATCGGCAAAGCAGCCGCCCGGCCATCGGATTACAGCCGGCCGTATTTCCGACAGTGCCTGGATCACATCATTGCGTATGCCGCGTGTGTTCGGAATGCGCGACTGTTCGCCAACCCAGCATCCGCCGTAGATGCAGGCGCCGAGATGCTCCATGAAGTGGCCATACAGATTCGGCGAGATACGGCCGATCGGCTCATCCGCCAGGATCGTTACCGTGGCTGTAGTCAAAAGCAGCTCCCCAGATTCAAGTTAATCCGTATCGCGGAAAGTATCGGGCCCGGATACTCGCCACTGCTGGATGCCGGCCGCCCAATCCGGCTTCAGCTGCAGCTCCAACCGTAGTGCGGTTGTAACGACCGGTTGAAACGAAACGCGGCACCATCCATCATCCCGGATTGGCCAACCGGCATTCTGGTCCGAACGGGATACAGGCGCCCAGCCGCTGGCGGTACGGTACATGAGTCGCCAGGAGGCCGGCAGGCGGCACTCACCGCGCCCGGTGTCATCAAACCAGTAGACCTGCGACGAGTCGATGGTAACGGGATGCTTCCACGTGTACTGCACCCACTCAGCTGTGCCTTTATGCGGCCACCAGTGGCACAGCGCCGGCGGCTGCTGACCAGAGCTGGCAGGGTCACGCCCGTTGTTGATTCCCCAGGGCTGGCAGTTACCGCTCACATACGACATGCTGACTTGTGCTGACCGCTCCAACGTGCCGTAGATCGGAGCCGGCGGCTGTTCCGGAATCCAGATCTCCATAGCGTCCGGCGTGCGATTATCCCAGCAATACCACGGAATCGCGCGGATTGGAACGCGCTTTACGCTCGATGCCGTCTCGTAGAGACCGCCGGGCCAATCCCGAGAGCCCTGCGTCTCTCCCGTTCCGGCTATGGTGACCACGCCATTCAAAAGGTGGGCATCGTAGGCGCAGGTAAGCGCGCTCTGTACAGGCAGCGCCAGGGCGGCGACCGGCGCCGACTGGTCGACGCCCTCCAGGCAGTATATTAGTGGACCACGTGCCAGCGCGACTTTGCCGACGTCATTCTTCACGAGCGGATTTGCCTGAATCCGCCGGACCGGCATCGGCATGTAGTAACGCACCGAATCGCCGTTACGCCACACGCGATCGATTGCGATATAACCGCGCTTGACCGCCGGCGGCATCAGGCTGCCATTGACGCGCACCTTCTCACCGCGGCACCACCCCGGAGCCCGCAGATTGAGAGCGAAGCGACCCGGTTTCTTGAGCTGAACCCGAATCTCCACGAGCCCGCTCCAGGGATAGACGGTCTTCACTGCAAGTGTTACGGGCTCTCCATCGACGCGCGTCTGTACGGTGCCCTGCACAAACAGGTTCAGGTAGATGGATCCTGGGCCAGAGGCGGCAACATACTCGCCGAGAGCCGCAATCGTCCGTGCGGCATTCGGCGGGCAGCATGCACATGAGAACCAGCCGGAACGGGCGTAGCCGCCGGGACACGCCAATGGGTTGCCATAGAAGAAAGTATGGCCATCCAGCGAGACTCCATCGAGCATCCCATTGTAGAGCGCGCGCTCCATCTCGTCGGCATATCGGCCGTCGCCAAACAGCAGATTCATCCTGTGCGCCCACAGAATCATGGCGACAGAGGCGCAGGTCTCCTGATACGCGCTCTGGTTCGGCAGGTCGTAGTCCGTGGTGAAGCCTTCGTTTGACCCGGTGGACCCCACCCCGCCCGTAACATACATCCGCTTCTCGGTGGTGTTGTCCCAAATGCGGCGAAGGGCCGTCAACAGCGTTTCGTCGTGCGTCATAGCGGCGACATCGGTGGCGCCGGCCATCAAGTATCCGGCTCGCACGGCATGTCCCTGCAAGACGCGACGGTCGACGATGCGTTGATTATCGAGCCAGTACGTACCGTCGTACTGCGACAACGCTGTGTGGTGCTCCGTGGCAAAGAACTTTGTGCCACGATTCATGATAAAAAAGCGCGCCAGGCGGAAGTAACGTCGCCTGCCGGTTACACGGTAGAGCTTCATCAGCGCCAATTCGATTTCCGGATGGCCGGGATAGCCCATGCGCTTGCCGGGCCCGGAGCCGAATATGGAAGAGAGGTGATCGGCCAGGCGCGTCGCCACATTCAACAGATCGCGGTGACGCGTTGCCTGGTACCACGCGACAGCGGCCTCAAACATGTGTCCTGCGCAGTACATCTCGTGATTGTCGCGCAGGTTCACATACTCCACGCCGGGGTGGTTTACCTCGTACCAGGTGTCCAGGTAGCCGTCGGGCCTCTGAGCGGCGGCTATCAGGCGCACGATCGCCTCTACTTGCGCTTCCATGCCCGGGTCGGGGTGGGTAGCCAGCGAGTACGAGACGGCCTCGATCACTTTATACACATCGGAGTCCATGAAGACTGGACCCGAATAGCCGCTGTGAATGTTGGCAGCCGCTAACCGAAAATCGGTAAGGTTGCCGGCCTGTTTGAGCATATTGAGGCTGTGCGGTAGCGACACCCGCCGGATCGCCTTTTGCCTTGGCGCCCAGAAGCCCTTACCGATGGTCACGCTGGTGAGCGGGATCTCGGTGAGGTTCGCCGTCCGCGGCTGCTGAGCCAGGAGCGGCACAGCCGTAATCGAGGTGGTCAGAAGCGCAGTAACAAGCGTAGCGTGCGGCAGAAAGCGGATTCTCACGAGGTTGGCCCTCCAAAGGCGGAATCGGCGGCGCAAACGTGCCTGTCTGCGCCGTCAACACCGCCAGGCCAACTTCGCCAAACCACACCGAGATGCCTGCCCCGCCCGGTTGCGCAGGCACGGCGCCATTCAGTCGGAGCCGATATCCACCGTCGCCGCAGTCACGGAAGTGCCGGAGAGCGTGCCGTGCACGCGCACGCTCTCGCCGGCCTTGAGCTGTGCGAAGAAAGCCGCCATGGTAATTGGCTGTCCCTTCAGACGGTAGGCCGTACCAGCCACGGTTTGAACCAGAAGAGATCCGCCCGGATTGATGAAACCATCCCACTGGGTACGGGTTTGCACGGTGAACGATGCCTGAGCAAGATCGATGGTCGACACCGGCCCGCTGAGTTCCACCTCCCCGGCCTCGTGCGACTGATCGATCCGGCACAGAAATGCCGTGATCGTGTTGGAACTGCTGTCGTACGAACCAACCACCTTCACGCCCAGCGAACCGCCGAGTATGCTGAAGAAGGCGGCAGGCGTCTCAATCACACCGCCGTCGTCGCGCAGAACGGTGTTGGCGGTAACCAATACGTTGACGGTGGATAGCTGAGGCAGCAGATGCCGGCAGCTGCCCACGGTCACTTGAAATGATCCAGCGCTTGGAAGGACGTTGGTCGGCGCTCCGCGTACTGCGACGGCGGTGTCGCTGTCCCCGCTGCCCGCGACATCAATCTGGACCGCCGTCGCCTCGACGGCATGCAGGCTGGTGTTGCGGATGCCGAACACCTCCACCAACTCACCGTTCGCCAGTACAGGGCTCGGCGATGCATCGGAGTTGTAGACGACCGTGCCCTGATTCACATCGACCTGTATGACTTCGCCCGAGGCGGCCTGCAGCGAGAATGACAGGTTCGGGGCCGTGCCGCTGAGGCCGGAAACGGAGCCATCCCACTCACGTGGGGTTTGGCGCGATTCGTCGGAGATTCCGCTCTCGTCCCCCTCGCTCATGGCGGTGGCGAGTTTCCCGCCCGTGATCATGAACCCGGCAAGGTTGAAGTCGATGGCAATATCGTCGCTGCCGGAGGATTCGGTGCGTGGACTCTTCAGGTTGAACGAAACTGCAACCTGCCCGCTGCCTGCACTCTGCCCGCTGATCGGTACAACCTGCCCGCTTGGCGATGCCGAGGTGAAGACGGTTGCATCAGCTCCAAGCACAACGCGCGCCATTGTGTAGATACCGGGCGTAACGCTACCGGAGCCGAGGAATGCGAAGAGCGGGCCATGGGAGTCGTGCAGCGACGCCAGGTCGACGACGACTCCGGATGGATCGGACCATGCCGATAGAGGCGCGCCGTGGGCCGTGGCCAGTTCCACGTGATACAGGGTTACCCAGACGTGCGTGTATGGCGAACCTGGCGTATCCGTCATCCACGTGTTGATAGCGGCCGAACGGGTTGCGCCAGGGCCGCCACTTGAGCCGGTACCGCCGCCACCGCCGCATCCGGCAAGCCCAATGGCGGCAAGCACCAATAGCGCCAGGGCAGTTCGAGTTTTCATGGTTCGTCTCCTCACAAAGCGCAGGCTGTTGACGGTGGGGATACCGTTAAGACGACCGGGATCTGCACAATGTTCTCACTACCGAACGCGTACGCAAATCTCCGGCGTGGCAGCCAAATCGATTGTGCCTACATACTCGAGCTCGCGAAACCGCCCGTTGTAATCCAGCCCGCAGCCCACCACGAACTCCGGACCGATTTCAAAGCCTACGAAATCCGGCGTGCAGACGCGTTCGGCTCTGTGTCTGCGGCTCAGCAGCGCACAGCTCCGCAGGCTTCGTGGCGCCACAGGAAGCATGCGTGCCAGCAGCCACTCCAGCGTCTGTCCGGTATCGACAATATCCTCAACAATCAACACGTCGCGGTCGCCTATCGGTTCAGTCAGGTCCTGTAAGAGGCGCAGAGTGCCGGATTGCGCGCCGCTGTAGCTGGCGACGCGGATGAAGTCGAAAGTGAGCGGTACCGAAATGGCGCGAGCCAGCTCTGCTGCAAAAAAGAACGCCCCATGAAGCACTACCACCAGGTGCAGCGGTCCACTGCGATTCACTGCGGATACAGCGTCGCCAAGTTCCTGAACCCGGCGCGCCACGTCGCGCGCGGATATCAGTTCATGAACAGTCAACTCATCCGCGGAGGCTTGTGATGCGTTGCACCCGCTCACTACCACTCCTTCGGAACCGGCACGTCCAGCACCTTGGAGAGAAACGCCCAGCGATCGGCCGTTTCTTCCAGGATTTTGGAGATCGGCTTCCCGCCACCGTGCCCGGCGCGTGTTTCTATGCGGATGAGGACGGGGTTTGGCCCCGCCTGCGCCCACTGCATTTCGGCGGTGAACTTGAAGCTGTGGGCCGGTACCACCCGATCATCGTGATCGCTGGTTGTAACCAGGGTGGCGGGATAGTGCGTGCCCTTATGAATGTTCTGGAGCGGTGAGTAAGCACGCAGAACCTTGAAATCGGCCGGATTCTCAGGCGAACCATACTCGGATTGCCAACCCCAGCCGATGGTGAACTTGTTGAAGCGGAGCATGTCCATCACACCGACCTCTGGGACGGCTGCTGCAAACAGGTCCGGCCGCTGGGTTTCGCAGGCGCCCACCAAAAGCCCACCGTTGCTGCCACCACCAATCGAAAGCTTCGGTGTCGAGGTGTAACGGTTGGAGATCAGCCACTGCGCGGCGGCGATGAAGTCATCAAAAACGTTCTGCTTCTTGTGCTTCATGCCTGCCTTGTGCCATGCCTCTCCATACTCACCACCACCGCGGATATTCGCCACGGCGAATATCCCGCCCATATCCAGCCATACCGGTATGGAGGGTGAGAAGAACGGCGTGATCGAGATGTCGAAACCGCCGTACCCGTACAGGTACACGGGGTTCTTACCGTTGCGTACCACGCCCTTTTTGTAGACCAGAAACATGGGTACGCGCGTGCCATCTTTGCTGTGATAGAACACCTGGCGAACCACATAGTTGGCCGGCTCGAAGTCGACCGTTGGCCGTTTGTAAAGGTAGCTCCGCCCGGTGGCAATATCGTAGCGATAGATGGTATTCGGACGTGTGAAACTTGTAAACGAGTAGAAGGTCTCCTTGTCGAGCGACGTTCCGGAAAAGCCCGTCGCGTACCCGATAGCCGGCAGTTTGATCTCGCCCGCCGGCGCGCCGGTTTCGCTGAAGATGCGTACGCGTGAACTTGCGTCCTTCAGGTACGAGACGATGATCCGGCCACCCACCATCGAAGCTCCGTCGATCGCGTCCGACTGCTCGGCGACCACCGTGTGTCGTGCTTCGGGATGCTGGATATCGATGGAGATGACGCGCTTCATCGGCGCGCCAAGATCGGTGGAGAAGAAGAACTTCGGTCCAACGTTGCCAATGAAGTTGTACTGGGCGTCGAAGCCATCGAGCAGCTTGACAACTTTTCCGCCGCCGGCCGGAATGGATGGCTGGAGGGGATTCCCGAGATCCTGATAGTAGACGCGATTCCTTGTTTCCGTGCCAACCCACACGGTGATGATGAGGTAGTGACCGTCATCGGTTACGCTGCCGTCGAATCCCCAGTCCTTGTTCTTTTTGCTCTGATAGATCAGTGTATCGGCGGATTGCGGCGTACCGAGGCGGTGGTAATACAGCTTCTGATAGTAGTTGGCGGCCTGGAGTTTGGCCTGCGGATCCGGCGCGTCGTACGCACTGTAGAAGAAGCCCCTGTTATCGTGCGTCCAGCTTGCGCCTGAAAACTTGCTCCATTTGATGTCGTCACTGGTGTCTTCACCGGTGGCCACGTCGCGAACTTTCCACTCCATCCAGTCTGAGCCCGCAGACTGCACGCTGTAGGCAATGTACTTACCGTCCCAGCTCGGGACTATTGAGCCCAGAGCCACAGTTCCATCGGCGCTCAGTTTGTTGGGATCGATGAGCACGCGTGGCTCGCCCTTCAAGCCGTAGCTGGTGTAGAGAACCGCCTGATTCTGCAGTCCATCGTTTTTGCTGAAGAAGTAGTGTCCGGCCCGATGCTCGGGCATGCCGTAGCGCTCATAGTTCCAGAGCTTCTGGAGCCGATGGAGAATTCGCGCGCGGCCGGGAACCTTGTCCAGCCAGCCGAAGGTCAACTGGTTCTCCGCCTCAATCCAGGCGTGCGTTTCGGGTGAATTGGCATCTTCCAACCAGCGGTAAGGATCCGGCACACGCACGGCGCCGTACTCATCTACGACGGTGCCGCGAGGCGCTGCTGGATAGTGGATCGGACCACGCTTCTCCAGGCGGGCGCCCCCATCGGAAACGAGGGACGCCAGCAAAACGACTGCTGCCACAACGGGAAGATTAAGCAAGTGATCGTATTCCTTTCCAAATTCTCCAAAGCTGCCGATGCCGGGCAGCGCCTCATCGGGCAGTACTCTACCTATGCCAGATCAAAGGGTTCTGACGATCGTTGTTCAGCACGTCGCCAGGCTTGAGGGCAGCAAAATAGTCTGGCGGCAGTACGTTCTGTGTACCGTTGAACGTACTACCGTCGGGCATGTAGGCGCAAGTCATAGCGCGCCGCGGTCGTGGAGTCATATTGGCGCCGGCTCCGTGTGCCGTGCGGCCATTGTGAAACACGGCGCTGCCGGCGGCGCAGTCGGCCGGGACGGCATCCAGCTTTTCCCACTCCGGGTAGCTGTCGAACAGGCTGCGCTGATTCGTGCTGATACCGGCGTTTTTGCCGGTGAACTGCTTATGGGTTCCGGGCAGGTACCAGAGGCATCCGTTCGCGAGCGTCGCGTCGTCTAGAGCGACCCAGATTGAGAGTGAATCCGGCGATGTGAATGACCAGTACGGGTTATCCAGATGCCATCCCGTTGGATTGCCCCATGGCTGCTTGTAGAGCGCCTGGTCGTGCCAGATCCGTATTCCGTCGACGCCGGCGAGCGAACCGGCCATTCGTCCAAGTCGCGGGTCGAGCATCAGGTCCGCCATGCCGGCGTGCGTATCGGCGAGGCGCACGCACTGTACAAAAACCTGCGCGTAGAAGTTGTTGGGATCTGCCTGGTTGGTCCAGGCCGTTCGGTCGAGACCGTCGGATTTGGCGGCAGCCTCCAGGCGCTGTTCCACGGCCTCATCCGTTACGCTGCGCCACGTGTTCAACTCGCCGTCGGTCAGAAAATTCGGTATGATGAGGAAGCCATCACGCTGGTAACGCTCAATCTGCTCCTGCGACACATCCGTAAGCATGGCAGTCTGCTGCTCCTGGCCCGCTGAATCGGGGGAATGGACGTTTACATCCATGGCAGGTTACCCCGAAAAGTCAACCAATCGCCTCTATAGCCGGTCCGGATGCTGCCTGTGAAAACCGTGGACGGCTCAACTCCCGTCCACCGGTACTGCGGTTCCGCATCCGCCCGGTGCGAATTCGACACGGTACCGGTTGAAGCGCCGATCGAGATTTGCGCCGGCATTGTTTCCGCGGGCCGACGTACGCACCTCCCACTGGGAATAACCTTGCGCACACCCGGCGCCGATGTGGACCTGGTTACCGGCTGGCTCTTCGCCGAAGGTGTGGTTGACCGTATGGCCGATATCATGTCGCTGGAGTGTGGTGGCGATGACCATGGTGACCGAGTGGTAGCCGAGTTGTCGCCCGGCGCATCGGCACGGGCAGCGGGACGAAGCCGCTCCTCCACATCCACGGCCGCTTGTGGCGCCTGCAGCCATGGGTCGCTCGTCACGCTCGCGGAGACGCCGGCGCCACCGGTGCCCAATTCGGTAACGTTTGGGCCTGCCGAGTTGTGCGCCGTGCCGCATCAAGTGCGCAGCCGCCAGCCTCACTTCGCACGGACAGGCGGAGTGCACGCGGCCGCGCTCTTTCAGCCCGACGGAACTGTGCTGGCGGTGGGCGAGGACATCGGCCGTCATAACGCGCTGGACAAAGTCATCGGGTCGCATCTGCGCGCCGGCAAAGCGTTTGACGGTCTCGGCGTGTTCCTGAGTGGCAGGTCGGGATACGAGCTGATACAAAAGGCGGCACGCGCCCAACTCGAACTGGTCGCCTCGGTAGGCGCTCCAAGCAGTCTGGCAATTCAGTTAGCGAACCGGTGTGGCGTAACGTTGGTCGGTTTCCTGCGAGGAGACGAGTTTAACGTATACACCCACGCCGACCGCATACAGGCGAATTCGCCTGCGGAGGTACGTGATGAAGCTTAGGGTCCGCGGCGATTCGATCCGCATGCGGCTGACCCGCACGGAGGTGGAGCGATTGACAACGGCCGGCGAGGTGCATGATGCCGTGCACTTCGACAGCGGCAGCGCCGTAATGGCATACGCCATTCAGACCTGTGCGAACGTAGCCGTGGCATGGGCCGAGTTCACCGACGGCACGCTGCGAGTTATTGCCGACCGCGAGACCATAAGGCTGTGGGCAAGCTCGGATGAGGTAGCGCTGCAGTGGAACGGCACGCTGCCGGCAATTCTTATCGAGAAAGACTTCGCCTGCCTGCAGCCACGAGTCGATGAGGACCGTGCCGACCTGTTTCCGAATCCACACGCGGACCGCTGCAGTTGACCGGAATGCGGACCGTTTTGCTGATGGGGGCGAGCCAGGGGATCGGTCGGGCAGTGGCGCTTCGGTTCGCCGCTCACGACTGCTGCATTCTGGTCGGCGATCGAAATGCCGAACTGGCAGAGCGGTTGTCCGATGAGGTTGCGAGCGTGTTTGGCGCCGGTCGGGCCGCCTGGCGGCTTGCGGACTGCACCAACAGCCTATCCGCGGCGAATTTCGCACGAGCCGCCATTGAGGAGTTCGGGCAGGCCGACGTGCTGGCGCACGTGGCCGGCATTTTCATCCCGCCCCGCCCGGAGTCCGCGCGCAGCAATTCCGCCGATACCCTGCGCACCCTCGAGGTGAACGTGGCGGGCGCCTTGACGATGGCGGAAGCGGCTCGCGATGTGATAGTCTCCACCTCCGGTAAAGGGTGCATGGTGCTGATATCCAGTGCCAACGCGGTGGTGGCGAAGTCTGGCAGTATCGCCTACGACACCAGCAAGGCCGCCGTCAGTCACCTGGTGCGGGAGCTTGCCGTTAGTTGCGCGCCGCACATCCGGGTCAATGGAGTAGCGCCGGCCGGAGTCGTGGAGGGCTCCGGCCAGTTT contains these protein-coding regions:
- a CDS encoding phytanoyl-CoA dioxygenase family protein — its product is MLTDVSQEQIERYQRDGFLIIPNFLTDGELNTWRSVTDEAVEQRLEAAAKSDGLDRTAWTNQADPNNFYAQVFVQCVRLADTHAGMADLMLDPRLGRMAGSLAGVDGIRIWHDQALYKQPWGNPTGWHLDNPYWSFTSPDSLSIWVALDDATLANGCLWYLPGTHKQFTGKNAGISTNQRSLFDSYPEWEKLDAVPADCAAGSAVFHNGRTAHGAGANMTPRPRRAMTCAYMPDGSTFNGTQNVLPPDYFAALKPGDVLNNDRQNPLIWHR
- the fdhD gene encoding formate dehydrogenase accessory sulfurtransferase FdhD, yielding MKTVDGSTPVHRYCGSASARCEFDTVPVEAPIEICAGIVSAGRRTHLPLGITLRTPGADVDLVTGWLFAEGVVDRMADIMSLECGGDDHGDRVVAELSPGASARAAGRSRSSTSTAACGACSHGSLVTLAETPAPPVPNSVTFGPAELCAVPHQVRSRQPHFARTGGVHAAALFQPDGTVLAVGEDIGRHNALDKVIGSHLRAGKAFDGLGVFLSGRSGYELIQKAARAQLELVASVGAPSSLAIQLANRCGVTLVGFLRGDEFNVYTHADRIQANSPAEVRDEA
- a CDS encoding SDR family oxidoreductase; translated protein: MRTVLLMGASQGIGRAVALRFAAHDCCILVGDRNAELAERLSDEVASVFGAGRAAWRLADCTNSLSAANFARAAIEEFGQADVLAHVAGIFIPPRPESARSNSADTLRTLEVNVAGALTMAEAARDVIVSTSGKGCMVLISSANAVVAKSGSIAYDTSKAAVSHLVRELAVSCAPHIRVNGVAPAGVVEGSGQFPRERLLSSLAKYAIPHHDSESTDKLATKLGDFYAERTLLKRSVPPDAVAEAVVALCSDGFGWTTGHVVPVDAGLPDAFLR